The following coding sequences lie in one Flavobacterium cyclinae genomic window:
- a CDS encoding type B 50S ribosomal protein L31 encodes MKKGIHPENYRLVAFKDMSNEDVFITKSTVETKETIVHEGVEYPVYKMEISRTSHPFYTGKSKLIDTAGRIDKFNSKYAKKAK; translated from the coding sequence ATGAAAAAAGGTATTCACCCAGAAAATTACAGATTAGTAGCTTTCAAAGACATGTCAAACGAGGATGTGTTTATTACAAAATCAACAGTAGAAACTAAAGAAACAATTGTTCACGAAGGAGTTGAATATCCTGTTTATAAAATGGAGATTTCTAGAACGTCACACCCATTCTATACTGGTAAATCTAAACTTATTGATACTGCAGGTCGTATCGATAAATTCAACAGCAAATACGCTAAAAAAGCTAAATAA
- a CDS encoding glycosyltransferase family 2 protein, with protein MNLSIVIPLLNEQESLPELHNWIVKVMQAHNYSYEILFIDDGSTDASWEVISNLSKENQNVKGIRFLRNYGKSQALHAGFAKAQGDVVITMDADLQDSPDEIPELFRLISEDNYDLISGWKKKRYDSVVAKNIPSKLFNWAARKTSGVKLNDFNCGLKAYKNIVIKNIEVSGEMHRYIPVLAKNAGFGKIGEKVVIHQARKYGSSKFGMSRFINGFLDLITIWFLSTFGKRPMHLFGLLGSIMFVIGFLFAFYLGIDKLFINTTGRLITERPQFYLALTAMLIGTQLFLAGFLGEIILRTKNNEERYKISEVL; from the coding sequence ATGAACTTATCCATAGTTATCCCATTATTAAACGAACAAGAATCGTTGCCTGAATTACACAATTGGATTGTAAAAGTAATGCAAGCGCATAACTACTCTTACGAAATCCTTTTTATTGATGACGGTAGCACTGATGCTTCTTGGGAAGTTATCTCTAATTTATCGAAAGAGAATCAAAATGTAAAAGGAATTCGTTTTCTAAGAAATTACGGAAAATCGCAAGCTTTACATGCCGGTTTTGCTAAAGCACAAGGTGATGTAGTAATTACTATGGATGCCGATTTACAAGACAGTCCAGATGAAATTCCAGAATTATTTCGTTTAATTTCTGAAGATAATTATGATTTGATTTCAGGTTGGAAGAAAAAACGTTACGATTCAGTTGTAGCAAAAAACATTCCTTCTAAATTGTTCAATTGGGCCGCTCGAAAAACTTCGGGAGTCAAATTGAATGATTTCAACTGTGGATTAAAAGCTTATAAAAATATTGTCATCAAAAACATCGAAGTTTCAGGTGAAATGCACCGTTACATTCCGGTTTTAGCAAAAAATGCTGGATTTGGAAAAATCGGTGAAAAAGTCGTGATTCATCAAGCTAGAAAATACGGAAGTTCTAAATTTGGAATGAGCCGTTTTATCAATGGATTTTTAGATTTAATTACGATTTGGTTTTTATCCACTTTCGGAAAACGACCCATGCACCTTTTTGGTTTATTAGGTTCTATTATGTTTGTGATTGGATTTTTATTTGCGTTCTACTTAGGAATCGATAAATTATTTATCAACACAACTGGAAGATTAATTACTGAAAGACCGCAATTTTATTTGGCATTAACCGCAATGTTAATTGGAACACAACTATTCTTAGCCGGATTTTTAGGTGAAATAATCTTAAGAACCAAAAACAACGAAGAACGCTATAAGATTTCAGAAGTATTATAA
- a CDS encoding GlmU family protein, with protein MNYILFDGTVRNALLPFTFTRPVADIRIGILTIREKWEKYLGNTTTTLTEEYLMEKYPMVEMEENIMINASFLPNPILIDMVQNLNPKEAILFGEEIIAFHTNDTQEDIDFDEYELIEYEGDVLRIENTWDIFAKNDAAIREDFELLTEDRFSQPIPKSVNVIAPENIFIEEGAKLEFVTLNASTGPIYIGKNAEIMEGSVIRGPFALCEEAQVKLATKVYGATTVGPHCRIGGEVNNSVLFGYSNKGHDGFLGNSVLGEWCNIGADSNNSNLKNNYEEVRLWSYETEGFAKTGLQFCGLMMGDHSKCGINTMFNTGTVVGVSTNIFGSGFPRNFVPSFSWGGASGFTTYITKKAFETAKIVMSRRHVEFSEQDAKILEHVFEETKKYRKE; from the coding sequence ATGAACTATATACTTTTTGACGGAACTGTTCGCAATGCGTTACTTCCATTTACTTTTACGCGTCCTGTAGCTGATATTCGTATTGGGATTTTAACAATTCGTGAAAAATGGGAGAAATATTTAGGTAATACAACCACTACGCTGACTGAGGAATATCTCATGGAAAAATATCCAATGGTGGAAATGGAAGAAAATATTATGATTAACGCTTCCTTTTTGCCTAATCCTATTTTAATTGATATGGTTCAAAATTTGAATCCGAAAGAAGCGATTCTTTTTGGAGAAGAAATCATTGCTTTCCATACCAATGATACACAAGAAGATATCGATTTTGATGAATATGAATTAATTGAATACGAAGGTGACGTTTTACGTATTGAAAATACTTGGGATATTTTTGCAAAAAATGATGCAGCTATTCGTGAAGATTTCGAATTATTAACGGAAGATCGATTTTCTCAACCCATTCCAAAAAGTGTTAATGTAATTGCTCCAGAAAATATTTTTATTGAAGAAGGAGCAAAGTTAGAATTTGTAACTTTAAATGCATCAACTGGGCCAATTTACATTGGTAAAAATGCTGAAATCATGGAAGGTTCTGTTATTCGTGGACCTTTTGCTTTGTGTGAAGAAGCACAAGTAAAATTAGCAACAAAAGTATACGGAGCCACTACTGTTGGACCACATTGTCGTATTGGTGGCGAAGTAAATAATTCGGTTTTATTTGGTTATTCTAACAAAGGACATGATGGGTTTTTAGGAAATTCAGTTTTAGGTGAATGGTGTAATATTGGTGCCGATTCTAATAATTCCAACTTAAAAAACAATTACGAAGAAGTACGTTTGTGGAGTTATGAAACGGAGGGTTTTGCTAAAACAGGATTGCAGTTTTGTGGTTTGATGATGGGGGATCACAGTAAATGTGGTATTAATACCATGTTTAATACAGGAACGGTAGTGGGTGTTTCAACAAATATTTTTGGTTCAGGTTTTCCAAGAAATTTTGTTCCGAGTTTTTCATGGGGTGGTGCTTCAGGATTTACGACTTATATAACTAAAAAAGCATTTGAAACAGCTAAAATAGTGATGAGTCGTCGTCATGTGGAATTCTCAGAACAAGATGCAAAGATATTAGAGCATGTTTTTGAAGAGACTAAAAAATATAGAAAAGAGTAA
- a CDS encoding DUF4199 domain-containing protein, producing MNEIIKKNGIKFGVISGLFSVFYVLILYIIDYKLFINIWLGLAILLGFLAIGIFQLSELRKNLGGFMTFKEGFSGYFVAALIGILISTTFSIVLFNVIDTETRDLIHDALITFQVENLQKWNVPSSEIKKVVEGMKENPQFSTTGLLYGILKSLLGSIIFGLILAAIFKKNKPVF from the coding sequence ATGAACGAAATTATCAAAAAAAACGGAATTAAATTTGGAGTAATCAGTGGCTTATTTAGTGTTTTTTACGTATTAATATTATACATTATTGATTACAAACTATTCATTAACATTTGGTTAGGACTAGCAATTTTATTAGGCTTTTTAGCTATTGGTATTTTTCAGTTATCAGAATTAAGAAAAAACTTAGGAGGCTTCATGACTTTTAAAGAAGGTTTTAGCGGTTATTTTGTGGCTGCTCTTATAGGAATATTAATTTCTACTACTTTTTCAATTGTTTTATTTAATGTTATTGATACAGAAACAAGAGATTTAATACATGATGCTTTAATTACGTTCCAAGTAGAAAATCTTCAAAAATGGAATGTTCCTTCTTCTGAAATAAAGAAAGTAGTTGAAGGTATGAAAGAAAATCCACAATTTTCTACAACTGGTCTACTTTATGGAATACTAAAATCATTATTAGGATCAATTATTTTTGGGTTAATCCTTGCCGCAATTTTCAAAAAAAACAAACCTGTATTTTAA